The region CCATGAAAGCCCGCTGGATCATCCTCCTGTCCTGCTGCCTGAGCCTGCCGGCCCTGGCCGAAACCGAACACCCGCTGCTGGCCGGCTACGCCGCCCAGGCGCGCCAGGAGAATCCGAACTTCGCCGGTTTCTCCGCCGAGCGCGGCAAGGCGCTGTACTTCGCCGAGGAGCAGCGCGACGGCAAGACCATGAGCTGCACCACCTGCCACACCGCCGACCCGCGCCAGCCCGGCAAGACCCCGGCGCACCGCAAGGTCGATCCGCTGGCGCCGGCAGCCAAC is a window of Pseudomonas sp. gcc21 DNA encoding:
- a CDS encoding DUF1924 domain-containing protein, encoding MKARWIILLSCCLSLPALAETEHPLLAGYAAQARQENPNFAGFSAERGKALYFAEEQRDGKTMSCTTCHTADPRQPGKTPAHRKVDPLAPAANPERFTDLKKVEKWFRRNCDDVYARECTAQEKGDFISWIDSIK